The following coding sequences lie in one Phalacrocorax aristotelis chromosome 2, bGulAri2.1, whole genome shotgun sequence genomic window:
- the KCNH2 gene encoding LOW QUALITY PROTEIN: voltage-gated inwardly rectifying potassium channel KCNH2 (The sequence of the model RefSeq protein was modified relative to this genomic sequence to represent the inferred CDS: inserted 2 bases in 2 codons; deleted 4 bases in 3 codons) yields the protein MPVRRGHVAPQNTFLDTIIRKFEGQSRKFIIANARVENCAVIYCNDGFCQLCGYSRAEVMQKPSTCDFLHGPRTQRGAAAQIAQALLGAEERKVEICFYRKDGSCFLCLVDVVPVKNEDGAVIMFILNFEVVMEKERLGSPDKDTNHWVTPANWFPAGRSKSFRLKLPALLALAGSKQSLPQEPPDAVVVDFSKQSSESGPEEATSSLEPSCPGGAQPEDQAALMGDGPPEPPVTHSSPRADRLALHPAFSNCSLARSRSRESVHSVRRASSVDDIETMKGEGDKRCHNRHASTGASMHRGSSTGAMNNVRSALLNSTSDSDLMRYRAISKIPQITLNFVDFKADAFLAVPPGEKEIIAPTKLKDRTHNVTEKVTQVLSLGADVLPEYKLQAPRIHKWTILHYSPFKAVWDWLILLLVIYTAIFTPYSAAFLLNDQEQVQRHNCGYSCSPLNVVDLIVDIMFIIDILINFRXTYVNSNEEVVSHPAKIAIHYFKGWFLIDMVAAIPFDLLIFGSGSEETTTLIGLLKTARLLRLVRVARKLDRYSEYGAAVLFLLMCTFALIAHWLACIWYAIGNVEEQSIGWLHSLGDQIGKPLNASNPLYGPTIKDKYVTALYFTFSSLTSVGFGNVSPNTNSEKIFSICVMLIGSLMYASIFGNVSAIIQRLYSGTARYHTQMLRVREFIRFHQIPNPLRQRLEEYFQHAWSYTNGIDMNAVLKGFPECLQADICLHLNRSLLQNCKPFKGATKGCLRALAMKFKTTHAPPGDTLVHAGDVLTALYFISRGSIEILRGDVVVAILGKNDIFGEPLNLYARPGKSNADVRALTYCDLHKIHREDLLEVLDMYPEFSDHFWSSLEITFNLRDTNMIPGSPGSDERDSGFNRLRKRKLSFRRRTEKDAANAGELRSGQKALRPGRSCQAPGAPRGPAEWEPCHSSSPSSSPSSEEDEPPAPPGAATLSPFRSARAGSEAPVPAEAEERKGSDMCNPLSGAFSGVSNIFSFWGESRGRQYQELPRCTIPAHAALNIPLPSMSRRQRSEVETRLDLLQKQLNRLETRMAADISSIMQLLQRQATLVPSAYSTVSSPHQPPXPPCPLQPVLPITPIQPLSQVPSYPVPLELPHAPDPRNEPPPPPDVVLLVEPTAAPPRRLSLPGQLAAAPDTQTLHRHCSDPGS from the exons ATGCCGGTGCGGCGGGGGCACGTCGCCCCCCAGAACACCTTCCTGGACACCATCATCCGCAAGTTCGAGGGGCAGA gcCGCAAGTTCATCATCGCCAACGCCCGGGTGGAAAACTGCGCCGTGATCTACTGCAACGACGGCTTCTGCCAGCTGTGCGGGTACTCGCGGGCGGAGGTGATGCAGAAGCCCAGCACCTGCGACTTCCTCCACGGGCCCCGCACCCAGCGCGGCGCCGCGGCCCAGATCGCCCAGGCACTGCTGGGCGCCGAGGAGCGCAAGGTGGAGATCTGCTTCTACCGCAAGGACG GCAGCTGCTTCCTGTGCCTGGTGGACGTGGTGCCGGTGAAGAACGAGGATGGGGCCGTCATCATGTTCATCCTGAACTTTGAGGTGGTGATGGAGAAGGAGCGCCTGGGCTCGCCTGACAAGGACACCAACCACTGGGTCACCCCCGCCAACTGGTTCCCCGCAG GGCGCAGCAAGTCGTTCAGGCTGAAGCTGCCGGCGCTGCTGGCGCTGGCGGGCAGCAAGCAGTCGCTGCCGCAGGAGCCGCCTGACGCCGTCGTCGTGGACTTCTCCAAGCAGAGCAGCGAGTCCGGCCCCGAGGAGGCCACCTCCTCGCTGGAGCCCAGCTGCCCGGGGGGGGCCCAGCCCGAGGACCAGGCGGCGCTGATGGGGGACGGACCCCCCGAGCCACCCGTCACCCACTCCTCGCCACGCGCCGACCGCCTGGCCCTGCACCCCGCCTTCTCCAACTGCAGCCTGGCGCGGAGCCGCTCCCGCGAGAGCGTCCACAGCGTGCGCCGCGCCTCCTCCGTCGACGACATTGAGACCATGAAGGGCGAGGGCGACAAGCGCTGCCACAACCGCCACGCCAGCACTGGCGCCAGCATGCACCGCGGCTCCAGCACCG gggccATGAACAACGTCCGGAGTGCCCTGCTGAACTCCACCTCCGACTCGGACCTGATGCGCTACCGGGCCATCAGCAAGATCCCTCAGATCACCCTCAACTTCGTAGACTTCAAGGCGGACGCCTTCCTGGCCGTGCCGCCTGGCGAGAAGGAGATCATCGCCCCCACCAAGCTGAAGGACCGCACGCACAACGTCACCGAGAAGGTCACCCAG GTGCTGTCACTGGGCGCCGACGTCCTCCCGGAGTACAAGCTGCAGGCGCCGCGCATCCACAAATGGACCATCCTGCACTACAGCCCCTTCAAGGCGGTGTGGGACTGGCTCATCCTGCTGCTGGTCATCTACACGGCCATCTTCACCCCCTACTCGGCCGCCTTCCTGCTCAACGACCAGGAGCAGGTCCAGCGCCACAACTGTGGCTACTCCTGCAGCCCCCTCAACGTGGTCGACCTCATCGTCGACATCATGTTCATCATCGACATCCTCATCAACTTCC ACACCTACGTCAACTCCAATGAGGAGGTGGTCAGCCACCCCGCCAAGATCGCCATCCACTACTTCAAGGGCTGGTTCCTCATCGACATGGTCGCCGCCATCCCCTTCGACCTGCTCATCTTCGGCTCCGGCTCTGAGGAG aCCACCACCCTGATCGGGCTGCTGAAGACGGCGCGGCTGCTGCGGCTCGTGCGGGTGGCCCGCAAGCTGGACCGCTACTCGGAGTACGGGGCGGCCGTGCTCTTCCTCCTGATGTGCACCTTCGCCCTCATCGCCCACTGGCTGGCCTGCATCTGGTACGCCATCGGCAACGTGGAGGAGCAGAGCATCGGCTGGCTCCACTCGCTGGGCGACCAGATCGGCAAGCCCCTCAACGCCAGCAACCCCCTCTACGGCCCCACCATCAAGGACAAGTACGTCACCGCGCTCTACTTCACCTTCAGCAGCCTGACCAGCGTCGGCTTCGGCAACGTCTCCCCCAACACCAACTCCGAGAAGATCTTCTCCATCTGCGTCATGCTCATCGGCT ccctgaTGTACGCCAGCATCTTCGGGAACGTGTCGGCCATCATCCAGCGCCTGTACTCGGGCACCGCGCGCTACCACACGCAGATGCTGCGCGTCCGCGAGTTCATCCGCTTCCACCAGATCCCCAACCCGCTGCGCCAGCGCCTGGAGGAGTACTTCCAGCACGCCTGGTCCTACACCAACGGCATCGACATGAACGCG GTGCTGAAGGGCTTCCCCGAGTGCCTGCAGGCAGACATCTGCCTGCACCTGAACCGCAGCCTGCTGCAGAACTGCAAGCCCTTCAAGGGGGCCACCAAGGGCTGCCTGCGCGCCCTGGCCATGAAGTTCAAGACCACGCACGCCCCCCCCGGGGACACGCTGGTGCACGCCGGGGACGTCCTCACCGCCCTCTACTTCATCTCCCGCGGCTCCATCGAGATCCTGCGCGGGGACGTGGTGGTGGCCATCCTGGG gaagAACGACATTTTCGGGGAGCCGCTGAACCTGTACGCGCGGCCGGGGAAGTCCAACGCGGACGTGCGGGCACTGACCTACTGCGACTTGCACAAGATCCACCGCGAGGACCTGCTGGAGGTGCTGGACATGTACCCCGAGTTCTCCGACCACTTCTGGTCCAGCCTGGAGATCACCTTCAACCTGCGCGAT ACCAACATGATCCCCGGCTCCCCGGGCAGCGACGAGCGGGACAGCGGCTTCAACCGCCTGCGAAAGCGCAAGCTCTCCTTCCGTCGGCGCACGGAGAAAG ACGCCGCCAACGCCGGGGAGCTGCGGAGCGGGCAGAAGGCGCTGCGGccgggcaggagctgccaggcGCCCGGGGCCCCGCGCGGGCCGGCCGAGTGGGAGCCCTGCCACTCCAGCTCGCCCTCCAGCTCGCCCTCCAGCGAAGAGGACGAGCCCCCCGCGCCC CCGGGGGCCGCCACGCTCTCCCCCTTCCGCAGCGCCCGCGCC GGCAGCGAGGCGCCCGTGCCCGCCGAAGCCGAGGAGCGCAAGGGCAGCGACATGTGTAACCCCCTCTCAG GAGCCTTCTCGGGGGTCTCCAACATCTTCAGCTTCTGGGGGGAGAGCCGGGGGCGGCAGTACCAGGAGCTGCCGCGCTGCACCATCCCGGCTCACGCCGCCCTCAACATCCCGCTGCCGTCCATGAGCCGCCGCCAGCGCTCCGAGGTGGAGACGCGCCTCGACCTGCTCCAGAAGCAGCTCAACAG GCTGGAGACCCGCATGGCCGCGGACATCAGCTCCAtcatgcagctgctgcagcgTCAGGCCACGCTGGTGCCG TCCGCCTACAGCACGGTGTCAtccccccaccagcccc gccccccgtGTCCGCTGCAGCCCGTCCTCCCCATCACCCCCATCCAGCCGCTCTCTCAG GTTCCCAGCTACCCGGTGCCGCTGGAGCTGCCGCACGCCCCGGACCCCCGCAAcgagccgcccccgccgccggacgtggtgctgctggtggagcCGACGGCCGCCCCGCCGCGACGCCTCTCCCTGCCCGGACAGCTGGCCGCCGCGCCGGACACACAGACGCTGCATAGACACTGCTCCGACCCCGGGAGTTaa
- the LRRC61 gene encoding LOW QUALITY PROTEIN: leucine-rich repeat-containing protein 61 (The sequence of the model RefSeq protein was modified relative to this genomic sequence to represent the inferred CDS: inserted 2 bases in 1 codon; deleted 3 bases in 2 codons), with protein sequence MEGRGEACEQEEEEEEEEEEEEEEEEGGVRITPQLLKASTGEFALESILLLRLRGRGIAXLGCLGDCANLEWLDLSGNAIAQLGPLAALKSLAVLNLSRNRVASLEPLGSCRNLQSLNVAGNRVSSLQQLRCLTGLRRLESLRLRDPLARLANPLCAVPAYRAALADMFPGLKAIDGERVSGRGSELYQLCRDLDTSLGRGAGGAGTEPPGAAQPWVEAGFWEPRPPRRSSIMEEAYKQFGEVLQECRELSRRADDTIAQAERALGSRPDPNSYVF encoded by the exons ATGGAGGGGCGCGGGGAGGCGTgcgagcaggaggaggaggaggaggaggaggaggaggaggaggaggaggaggaggaagggggggtgCGGATCACCCCCCAGCTGCTGAAGGCCAGCACCGGGGAGTTCGCCCTGGAGTCCATCCTGCTGCTGCGGCTGCGGGGCCGCGGCATCGC CCTGGGCTGCCTGGGCGACTGCGCCAACCTGGAGTGGCTGGACCTCTCC GGCAACGCCATCGCCCAGCTGGGGCCGCTGGCCGCCCTCAAGTCCCTCGCCGTCCTCAACCTCTCCCGCAACCGCGTGGCCAGCCTGGAGCCGCTCGGCTCCTGCCGCAACCTGCAGAGCCTCAACGTGGCCGGTAACCGCGtgagcagcctgcagcagctgcgCTGCCTGACGGGGCTGCGGCGCCTCGAGAGCCTGCGCCTGCGCGACCCCCTCGCCCGCCTCGCCAACCCGCTCTGCGCCGTGCCGGCCTACCGCGCCGCCTTGGCCGACATGTTCCCCGGCCTCAAAGCCATCGACGGCGAGCGGGTATCCGGCCGCGGCAGCGAGCTCTACCAGCTCTGCCGCGATCTCGACACCTCGCTGGGACGCGGCGCCGGTGGGGCCGGTACCGAACCGCCCGGTGCGGCTCAGCCCTGGGTGGAGGCGGGTTTCTGGGagccgcggccgccccggcgCAGCTCCATCATGGAGGAGGCCTACAAGCAGTTCGGGGAGGTGCTGCAGGAATGCCGGGAGCTGAGCCGGCGCGCCGACGACACCATCGCCCAG GCCGAGCGGGCGCTGGGCAGCCGCCCCGACCCCAACTCCTATGTCTTCTGA
- the RARRES2 gene encoding LOW QUALITY PROTEIN: retinoic acid receptor responder protein 2 (The sequence of the model RefSeq protein was modified relative to this genomic sequence to represent the inferred CDS: inserted 1 base in 1 codon) — protein sequence MRFPLALCLGLVALAAASQSPLQRRVVREVLEYFHSRSNVQHIFKEQAVEGAVEREDPSGTFVQLRVSLVQTACRKRAPQRHNCRTVENRRKPTCLACYKFDGGDVPKVXDKYQNCGPSHHLAVKEIKQRDEAECRAVEEAGKATDTLYLPGMYAFSKGLPV from the exons ATGAGGTTCCCGCTAGCCCTTTGCCTGGGCTTGGTGGCCCTGGCCGCCGCCAGCCAGTCCCCGCTGCAGCGGCGGGTGGTGAGGGAGGTGCTGGAGTATTTCCACAGCCGCAGCAACGTGCAGCACATCTTCAAGGAGCAGGCGGTGGAAGGGGCTGTGGAGCGG GAAGACCCCTCGGGGACGTTCGTCCAGCTGCGGGTCAGCCTGGTGCAGACGGCCTGCAGGAAGAGGGCACCGCAGCGGCACAACTGCAGGACCGTGGAGAACCGG AGGAAGCCAACCTGCCTGGCTTGCTACAAGTTTGACGGCGGCGATGTCCCCAAGG CTGACAAGTACCAGAACTGCGGCCCCAGCCATCACCTGGCGGTGAAG GAGATCAAACAGCGAGACGAAGCGGAGTGCAGGGCGGTGGAGGAGGCCGGCAAGGCGACGGACACGCTCTACCTCCCTGGCATGTACGCCTTCTCCAAGGGGCTGCCGGTCTAG
- the LOC142054061 gene encoding uncharacterized protein LOC142054061, translated as MGACAAGDWVRRQAVVRADGAGDGRGRGDAAARGRVPCASLYHYSLLHPQQRDHRGPGPGGLGDRRLPACPARRGRPQHGHPRQRRRVLPAPLQLLRRRPLGGLAQRRHRPAAGPPHLLPAGDPALDARQPRPLRRPGALHLQRHLPARVTRPGAAGGPGTLCRAGPGVAAGDTEAWATPRRAVPHPGLSKGDATSSGPVSAWAVWQPRHRRRHRSRRAAVTLLNYATVRGCFALPPPLPLAFSPPGATAHVGWVPAVPPSPWHRPGSRGGTALPWPRPAAQPHTEPGCLSGLLGRGATGGTYRGRRHAGLCETAGRAHAAPGYGTTARTRHTLPGAGGRAGGWVGERVGGQQPHSPWPCPRPFPARATPSLCAGWLRRLGQCWGGCAPPSHQLGGGGWGDVGGTGGWRGGAPRTHSTVGRPAAR; from the exons ATGGGCGCCTGCGCCGCGGGTGACTGGGTGCGGCGGCAGGCGGTGGTGCGAGCGGACGGTGCAGGTGACGGCAGAGGAAGAGGTGACGCCGCGGCGCGAGGACGCGTGCCCTGCGCCAGCCTCTACCACTACAGCCTG CTTCATCCGCAACAACGAGACCATCGAGGACCAG GACCTGGTGGCCTGGGTGACCGTCGGCTTCCTGCATGTCCCGCACGCCGAGGACGTCCCCAACACGGCCACCCCCGGCAACGCCGTCGGGTTCTTCCTGCGCCCCTTCAACTTCTTCGACGAAGACCCCTCGGTGGCCTCGCGCAGCGCCGTCATCGTCCGGCCGCTGGACCCCCCCACCTTCTCCCAGCTGGAGATCCAGCGCTGGACGcccgccagccccggcccctGCGTCGCCCCGGAGCCCTTCACCTACAACGGCACCTACCGGCCCGAGTGacccgccccggggctgccggcgGCCCCGGCACCCTGTGCCGCGCAGGACCGGGGGTGGCCGCGGGGGACACCGAGGCGTGGGCCACGCCACGCCGCGCCGTACCGCATCCCGGGCTCAGTAAAGGCGATGCCACCTCCTCCGGCCCCGTCTCTGCCTGGGCCGTGTGGCAGCCCCGGCACCGCCGCAGGCACCGGAGCCGCCGAGCGGCTGTTACGCTACTGAATTATGCCACCGTTCGAGGTTGCTTtgccctcccccctccccttcccctggcCTTTTCACCCCCTGGGGCCACAGCGCACGTGGGATGGGTGCCGGCAGTGCCCCCCTCCCCGTGGCACCGTCCCGGGAGCCGCGGTGGCACGGCTCTGCCGTGGCCCCGTCCCGCAGCACAGCCGCACACAGAGCCGGGGTGTCTGTCCGGTTTATTGGGGAGGGGGGCGACGGGGGGCACCTACCGCGGAAGGCGACATGCAGGGCTGTGTGAAACGGCAGGTCGGGCACACGCGGCGCCCGGCTACGGGACGACGGCACGAACACGGCACACGCTACCAGGAGCCGGCGGGCGAgcgggtgggtgggtgggcgAGCGGGTGGGtgggcagcagccccacagcccctggcCCTGCCCACGCCCCTTCCCCGCTAGGGCGACCCCCTCCTTGTGCGCGGGGTGGCTCCGCAGGCTGGGACAATGCTGGGGGGGGTGtgctcccccgtcccaccagctgggcgggggaggctggggggatgtggggggcacCGGTGGCTGGCGAGGGGGGGCACCCCGGACACACAGCACTGTCGGGCGACCCGCAGCCAGGTGA